One stretch of Miscanthus floridulus cultivar M001 chromosome 18, ASM1932011v1, whole genome shotgun sequence DNA includes these proteins:
- the LOC136522178 gene encoding ethylene-responsive transcription factor ERF014-like yields the protein MVKTAASSNDAAARHGGGAKQRTYKGVRMRSWGSWVSEVRAPGQKTRIWLGSHSTADAAARAYDAALLCLKGSAAAADLNFPLRLPFDLPPAGAMSPKAIQRVAAAAAAASSASSCATPFAPCADNNNGSACTDGDATAAWSSSSPASDDVSSPESTVSSEGELAHYGDVVDYSSLADIDAFFQSPKCMDYALMDPSSAFFAPPASMATDDDACWEDDGGIALWNFSTLDC from the coding sequence ATGGTGAAGACGGCGGCGAGCAGCAATGACGCCGCGGCGAGGCACGGCGGCGGTGCCAAGCAGAGGACGTACAAGGGCGTGCGGATGCGGAGCTGGGGCTCGTGGGTGTCGGAGGTGCGGGCGCCGGGCCAGAAGACGCGGATATGGCTCGGATCCCACTCCACCGCCGACGCCGCGGCGCGCGCCTACGACGCCGCGCTGCTCTGCCTCAAGGGCTCGGCGGCCGCGGCCGACCTCAACTTCCCGCTCCGCCTCCCGTTCGACCTGCCACCCGCCGGCGCCATGTCGCCCAAGGCCATCCagcgcgtcgccgccgccgccgccgcggccagcAGCGCCTCCTCCTGCGCCACGCCATTCGCGCCCTGCGCTGACAATAATAATGGCAGCGCCTGTACCGACGGCGACGCCACAGCGGCGTGGAGCAGCAGCTCGCCCGCCAGCGACGATGTCTCATCCCCGGAGTCGACCGTCAGCAGCGAGGGCGAGCTGGCCCACTACGGCGACGTGGTGGACTACAGCTCGCTCGCGGACATCGACGCCTTCTTCCAGTCGCCCAAGTGCATGGACTACGCCCTCATGGACCCCAGCAGCGCCTTCTTCGCGCCGCCGGCGTCGATGGCGACCGACGACGACGCCTGCTGGGAGGACGATGGCGGCATTGCGCTCTGGAACTTCTCCACTCTCGACTGCTGA
- the LOC136523645 gene encoding formin-like protein 18 yields the protein MVSILKMHRSFSTFAEARTHLLLEEMEIDAQPPSPPSALIAATPRPAVPEAPAPPCPGTFPPARPPGAPTGGHRNGRRRGRGGPSAPPSGVPPGVHGGMHPSFAHPWAGTIQMWPYDRSGRPPPAPPAFTAVPQYGGFGGAYGGTYGPPPPQ from the coding sequence ATGGTGTCCATCCTCAAGATGCATCGCTCGTTCTCGACGTTTGCAGAGGCCCGTACACACCTCctgctggaggagatggagatcgaCGCCCAGCCACCATCGCCACCATCCGCTCTCATTGCTGCCACTCCACGCCCGGCGGTGCCCGAGGCACCAGCGCCTCCATGCCCGGGGACGTTCCCCCCTGCGCGCCCTCCTGGTGCACCCACTGGTGGCCATCGCAACGGTCGCCGTCGCGGACGCGGCGGCCCATCAGCGCCCCCTAGTGGTGTGCCCCCAGGCGTGCACGGCGGCATGCACCCATCCTTCGCGCACCCGTGGGCCGGCACCATACAGATGTGGCCCTACGATCGGTCTGGGCGCCCTCCACCAGCGCCTCCGGCGTTCACCGCCGTTCCTCAGTATGGTGGTTTCGGTGGCGCATATGGTGGTACCTACGGCCCTCCGCCTCCTCAGTAG
- the LOC136523647 gene encoding uncharacterized protein, with protein sequence MADDADAAAAAAAAKEAEDRRQEARRAEEARLHAAALDAYESAHEALSAQATAIVNVKALIPIVLDHATNTYSKWRGMFLAVLGKYALTRHVLNDEAFPSRPAWVQANCVILTWIYGTVSNDLQQSLMMWQRPARSAWCYLEDEFLCQRESRALLLETQFRNFRQDALSITDYCRRLESMATSLAEFGDPIGDR encoded by the coding sequence ATGGCGGATGACGCCGACGCTgctgcggccgccgccgccgccaaggaaGCCGAAGATCGCCGTCAAGAAGCACGCCGTGCCGAGGAGGCCCGTCTCCACGCCGCCGCGCTGGACGCGTACGAGAGCGCCCACGAGGCCCTTTCGGCACAGGCCACTGCCATCGTCAATGTCAAGGCCCTCATCCCCATCGTCCTCGATCATGCCACGAACACCTACAGCAAGTGGCGCGGCATGTTCCTCGCCGTCCTTGGCAAATATGCCCTGACTCGCCACGTTCTCAATGATGAGGCCTTCCCCTCGCGCCCGGCATGGGTGCAGGCAAATTGCGTCATCTTGACGTGGATCTATGGCACTGTCTCCAATGATCTGCAGCAGTCCCTGATGATGTGGCAGCGACCCGCTCGCAGTGCCTGGTGCTACCTCGAGGATGAATTCCTCTGCCAGCGGGAGTCCCGCGCGCTCCTCCTCGAAACACAGTTTCGCAACTTCCGCCAAGACGCCCTGAGCATCACCGACTACTGTCGCCGTCTCGAGTCGATGGCCACCTCTCTCGCCGAGTTCGGCGACCCCATCGGCGATCGGTAG
- the LOC136521264 gene encoding transmembrane emp24 domain-containing protein p24delta3-like, with the protein MAASVFPALLLAVAAVVLLLPAAEAVWLELPPSGTKCVSEEIQPNVVVLADYAIMYESHPSSHPTVAVKVTSPYGNTVHHNENATMGQFAFTTTEAGNYLACFWIDSVEKGSGTSLSLDWRIGIAAKDWDTIAKKEKIEGVELELRKLEAAVESIHHNLLYLKAREAEMRTVSEKTNSRVAWFSILSLGVCVAVSVLQLWHLQGFFQKKKLI; encoded by the exons ATGGCGGCGTCGGTGTTTCCGGCGCTGCTGCTGGCCGTGGCGGCGGTGGTGCTGCTCCTACCGGCGGCGGAGGCCGTGTGGCTCGAGCTGCCGCCGTCGGGGACCAAGTGCGTCTCCGAGGAGATCCAGCCCAACGTCGTGGTGCTCGCCGACTACGCGATCATGTACGAGTCCCACCCCAGCTCGCACCCCACCGTCGCCGTCAAG gttACATCACCCTATGGAAATACTGTACATCATAATGAAAATGCTACAATGGGTCAGTTTGCTTTCACAACTACAGAAGCTGGAAACTACCTTGCATGTTTCTGGATAGACAGTGTGGAGAAAGGATCAGGAACATCTCTAAGTCTTGATTGGAGGATAGGGATTGCTGCAAAGGACTGGGATACTATTGCTAAGAAAGAGAAAATTGAG GGCGTAGAATTAGAGCTTAGGAAACTTGAAGCTGCAGTTGAGTCCATCCATCATAACTTGCTGTATCTCAAAGCAAG GGAAGCGGAAATGCGAACAGTGAGCGAGAAAACAAATTCAAGGGTTGCCTGGTTCAGCATCCTGTCACTGGGAGTCTGCGTTGCCGTCTCTGTGCTGCAGTTGTGGCACCTTCAAGGGTTCTTCCAGAAGAAGAAGCTCATTTAA